The sequence below is a genomic window from Lysobacter capsici.
CGCTTGCGATGCTTCCCTGATCCGTGCCCGACCTTGGGCGTCCCTTCCCTTTGCGGTGAACCATTATCGCGTCCGCACGTCGCACCCATTAAGAAACCCAGCGTGCGAAGCGCGATGCCCCGCGTTGCCGCGCGGCGTGGAAGCCAGCCCGACCTCCGTGTCGGGCCTGTCGCCGCGTCATCCCACGCGACGTTTCCACGCCCATAGAATCGCCCGCGACGCGGCCCGGGTCAGTCGGGCATCGTCGCGGGCGCGGGTAGGATTTTTCCGTTGTCGCGCGGGCGCCGCTGCGCTCAGGGCATGACCGGCGGGTGATACGCAAGCGTCAGGCCCAGCAGCCACAGCAGGCCCAGCACCAGCGGGATATGCACCAGCAACTGGATGAAGGTGAAGCCGACGATGTCGCGCGCCTTCAGTCCGAGCACGCCGAGCAGCGGCAGCATCCAGAACGGGTTGATCAGGTTCGGCAGCGCCTCGGCCGCGTTGTAGACCTGCACCGCCCAGCCCAGGTGGACCTGCAAGTCGTTGGCGGCCTGCATCACGTACGGCGCCTCGATGATCCACTTGCCGCCGCCGGAAGGAACGAAGAAACCGAGCACCGCCGAGTACACGCCCATCACCAGAGTGAAGGTCTCGGTGCTGGCGATATGCACGAACACGCTCGACAGATGATGCGCCAGGCTCTGCCCGTCGCCGCCCTTGGCCGCGGTCAGCAGGCTGGCGATGCCGCCGTACAGCGGGAACTGGATCAGCACGCCGGTGGTGCTCGGCACCGCGCGCGCGACCGCGTTGAGGAAGCTGCGCGGGCGCCAGTGCAGCAACAGGCCCACGGTCAGGAACACGAAGTTGTAGGTGTTGAGGTTGGCGATCGCGCTGACCGCGGGCTTGGCGGAAAACTCGTAAACGAGCCAGCCCAGGCTCAGCGCCGCCAGCAGGATGGTAATCAGCGGGCTGTATTCCAGCCATTCGCCCGGACGCTGGCGCGGCGGCAGGGTGGCGGCGTTCTTCTCTTCCGACGCGAAGCGCTCGGCGCCGTCGAAATCGCGCGCGCGCCGCACCGAGCCGCCGCGCGGCGCGGTCACGAAGCACACCACCAGCGACACCACGATCAACACCGCGGTCAACACGATCGACTGCCACAGCAGAATGGTTTCGCTGAAGGGAATCACCCCGGTGATCGCCAGCAGGCCCGGCGGCATACTGGCCGGATTGGCCTGCAACTGCGCGGCCGAGGAGCTCAGGCCCATCGCCCACACCGCGCCCAGGCCGAGGTACGCCGCCGCGCCGGCGGCGCGATAGTCCATGTCCAGATCGTCGCGACGAGCGAGCGCGCGCACCAGCAGGCCGCCGAACACCAGCGAAAACCCCCAGCTCAGCAGCGAGGTCAGCATGCTGATCAGGCCGACGTAGCAGATCGCGCCGCGGCCGCTGCGCGGCACCCGCGCGAGCGCATCGATGACCCGCGCGACCGCCGGCGCGGTGGCGACCACATAGCCGCCGATCACCACGAAGGCCATCTGCATGGTGAACGGGATCAGGCTCCAGTAGCCGTCGCCGAACGCGGTCGCGGTGGCGGTCGGGGTCGCGCCGAACGCGAGCGCGGCGAGCGCGACGATCACCACGCCGAGCGCGGCGAACACGTACGCGTCGGGAAACCAGCGTTCGGCCCAGGCCGCGCTGCGCAGGGCAAAGCGCGCGAGCGGGCCGTCGGCGGGGACGGAGGCGGCTGGGGTCATGGCGGTAGTCCTTCGACAGGGCGCAACTTGGGCCAGGCGATTGTCGAGGCGCGCGCGGCCGGGACCACTTGGACTTTAGTCGCAGGGTGCGGGTTGGCGGGAATCGGGAATCGGGAATCGGGAATCGGGAATCGGGAATCGGGAATCGGGAATCGGGAATCGGGAATCGGGAATCGGTTAGAGCGTAGCGCTCTGTGCTTCTTCCGCAAGTCACTCATTGCCATAAGTCATCTAATTTGAAAGTTATCCGAAGCAACGTCATTCCCGCGAACGCGGGAATCCAGGGTCTTTCGTGCGAGAACGCTTGAAGTCACTGGATTCCCGCATTCGCGGGAATGACGTACTGGAGAGGTGGCGCTGAAGGCTCTGGATTCCCGCCTTCGCGGGAATGACGTTCTGGAAAGATGACGCTAAAGACTCTGGATTCCCGCTTTCGCGGGAATGACGTACTGGAGAGGTGGCGCTGAAGGCTCTGGATTCCCGCCTTCGCGGGAATGACGTTCTGGGGAGATGGCGCTGAAGGCTCTGGGTTCCTGCCTTCGCGGAATGACGCTCCAGTGAGATGACGCTGGTGACTGTCGATCCCGCTTCGCGGAGATGACGTCCTCGAAAGAGGAGGCTAAAGACGCCTCGCTCCCAACTGCGCAGGAAAGAAATTCCGACGGATGACATTGATGCGCCCTGGACGTTCGACACACCCCATGCCAACCCGCCCTACGGCCCCTTCGGCGCCGCAATCTGCGCCCTCGCCGCCCGCCCCGAACCGATGATCGCCTCCGCGCGCAACTCGAAGCTCGCGTCCTTCGAATACAACCCCGGCGTCGCCACCGCCGTCCACGCCGGGTAGTGATCCTTGAAGAACTCGCGATGCACTTTCAGCACCGGCGCGAGCCGGCGGCGGAACTCCTCGTGATCGCGCGCGACATGGAAACTTTGCAGTTCCACCACATCGTCCAGGCTCGCCCCGGCCGCGCGCAGATGCGCTTGCAACTGCTGGAACAGCCAGCGCGCCTTGGCCTCGTCGTCGGCGCCCTCCAGCGCGGGAATGCCCGACACGATCACCCGATCGCCGATCTTCACCACCGGCGAATAGTGCAGATCGTGGTACGAGCCTTCCCAATCCTTCGGCGCGAAATGCTCGCGCGTCGGCGTGCTTGCCGATTGGGCGGACGCGGCGCTCGCGCAACACAGCGCGATGGGCAGGACGAACAGACGCAGGCAATCGCGCATGGCAGCACTCGGCAACGACGGGAACCCGCATTGCACGCCACCCGCGCCGCGCCGTCATTGCCCGCGATCGCGGTTTCGCCTGACCTCACTCGCCGTCGCCGCCCACACCCGCCCCTGCAGGAGCGGCGCAAGCCGCGACCGCGACCCGTCGACTACAACGCAATCACACCAAACCCGCGCGCAGATAGACCGACTACACCCGCCCCCTGTAGGAGCGGCGTCCTACTGGATTGCCTTCGGTCACCATCCGCGACCGCGCCCCATCGACTACGGCGCAATCACGCCAAGCCCGCGCGCGGACAACCCGATACTCCGGATCGCGACAAACCCCAAGCC
It includes:
- a CDS encoding short-chain fatty acid transporter, with translation MTPAASVPADGPLARFALRSAAWAERWFPDAYVFAALGVVIVALAALAFGATPTATATAFGDGYWSLIPFTMQMAFVVIGGYVVATAPAVARVIDALARVPRSGRGAICYVGLISMLTSLLSWGFSLVFGGLLVRALARRDDLDMDYRAAGAAAYLGLGAVWAMGLSSSAAQLQANPASMPPGLLAITGVIPFSETILLWQSIVLTAVLIVVSLVVCFVTAPRGGSVRRARDFDGAERFASEEKNAATLPPRQRPGEWLEYSPLITILLAALSLGWLVYEFSAKPAVSAIANLNTYNFVFLTVGLLLHWRPRSFLNAVARAVPSTTGVLIQFPLYGGIASLLTAAKGGDGQSLAHHLSSVFVHIASTETFTLVMGVYSAVLGFFVPSGGGKWIIEAPYVMQAANDLQVHLGWAVQVYNAAEALPNLINPFWMLPLLGVLGLKARDIVGFTFIQLLVHIPLVLGLLWLLGLTLAYHPPVMP
- a CDS encoding Rid family hydrolase, coding for MRDCLRLFVLPIALCCASAASAQSASTPTREHFAPKDWEGSYHDLHYSPVVKIGDRVIVSGIPALEGADDEAKARWLFQQLQAHLRAAGASLDDVVELQSFHVARDHEEFRRRLAPVLKVHREFFKDHYPAWTAVATPGLYSKDASFELRAEAIIGSGRAARAQIAAPKGP